Genomic segment of Xanthomonas sp. DAR 35659:
ACGGCGCTTCAAAATCGATGATTTGTTCTGAATGCCGCCCGACAAAGTCCTTTGAAAATCGGCCTTCTTGCAAAGCTTTTCGAACGCCTTTCTGATCTTTTCTTCCTTGCCGTTGATGTCCGTTTTCTTAACTGGTGCCATGCTGCTCATTAGCAAGTCATAGTGAACGATGCTTTGCCTTGGCTTGTTTTTTGTGGTGTCTGCGAACACGCTTTCGCCAAAGATCTGCTCGCAGGCCGCAAGGGTGGAATTAAAGAGGCTGCGGAGTTTTGCTATTTTTGTATGAGAGATATTTGCATTTTCGCGCATATAGACATCCAGAAATTTCGAGAGCCTCCCTTCGTAGCTTTCAAGATCGTCTTGCAAGGCAAAAAACCGAAGTACGAGTTCTTCTCCTTCTCGAGAGTCCTTCTGTGTATTTCCAAAATTTGCGATTGCTTGTTTCTTTGCTAGTTCGATTAATAGTTCGTTAAGAGGTCCAGGGTAAATTGCGTGTCGAATCTCTTGGTCGGAAAGTCGGACTGCACCTTGGTTCAGTCGAGAAAATATTTCTTGAACTAGATTTGGCGGATTTTCTTTTCTGAGTACGATGCAACGAATGGTTGTGG
This window contains:
- a CDS encoding DUF262 domain-containing protein, which gives rise to MTKQDTSEKTLNLFPIDYPFETLFSRIQTKPPKLKLDPEFQRKYKWDKEGWERASRFIESCLMRIPLPACYFAEKEDGTHFVIDGVQRLTTIQKFFKDEFALEGMSAFKELEGKRFSELAAYRSELEATTIRCIVLRKENPPNLVQEIFSRLNQGAVRLSDQEIRHAIYPGPLNELLIELAKKQAIANFGNTQKDSREGEELVLRFFALQDDLESYEGRLSKFLDVYMRENANISHTKIAKLRSLFNSTLAACEQIFGESVFADTTKNKPRQSIVHYDLLMSSMAPVKKTDINGKEEKIRKAFEKLCKKADFQRTLSGGIQNKSSILKRRELWEKLIKPILSS